The following coding sequences are from one Streptomyces sp. NBC_00536 window:
- a CDS encoding NUDIX hydrolase translates to MSPYDPSAFPPFAVTVDLVVLTVRRHALCALVVRRGEQPFQGRWALPGGFVRGDEDLAAAAARELSEETGLCAHEPAATGDGVHGAHLEQLATYGDPRRDPRMRVVSVAHLVLAPDLPAPRAGGDANSARWAPVDELLAAAEEESAGLAFDHARILGDGVERARSKIEYSSLATAFCPPEFTVGELRRVYEAVWGVALDPRNFHRKVTGTPGFLVPAGGTTTRQGGRPAQLFRAGGATLLNPPMLRPEV, encoded by the coding sequence ATGTCGCCCTACGACCCGTCGGCCTTTCCGCCCTTCGCCGTCACCGTCGACCTGGTCGTGCTCACCGTGCGCCGCCACGCGCTCTGCGCGCTGGTCGTACGACGGGGTGAGCAGCCGTTCCAGGGCCGGTGGGCGCTGCCCGGCGGCTTCGTCCGCGGGGACGAGGACCTGGCGGCCGCGGCCGCCAGGGAGCTCTCCGAGGAGACCGGGCTGTGCGCCCACGAGCCCGCCGCGACCGGCGACGGGGTGCACGGCGCGCACCTCGAACAGCTCGCCACCTACGGCGATCCGCGGCGGGACCCGCGGATGCGGGTGGTCAGCGTCGCGCACCTGGTGCTGGCACCCGACCTGCCCGCACCCCGGGCCGGAGGGGACGCCAACAGCGCGCGCTGGGCCCCCGTCGACGAGCTGCTCGCCGCCGCCGAGGAGGAGTCCGCGGGGCTCGCCTTCGACCACGCGCGGATCCTGGGGGACGGGGTGGAGCGGGCCCGGTCGAAGATCGAATACTCCTCGCTGGCCACCGCCTTCTGCCCGCCCGAGTTCACCGTCGGAGAGCTGCGCCGGGTGTACGAGGCCGTCTGGGGAGTGGCCCTGGACCCGCGCAACTTCCACCGCAAGGTCACCGGCACCCCGGGGTTCCTGGTCCCCGCCGGGGGGACGACGACCCGTCAGGGCGGGCGCCCCGCACAGTTGTTCAGGGCCGGCGGGGCCACGCTGCTCAACCCGCCGATGCTGCGCCCGGAAGTCTGA
- a CDS encoding S1 family peptidase: MRRPFARALAGALTLVAGAGVAPLVQAPRALADGVVIGGQPVKVADSPWVVALASRDRFGRTRAGQFCGGVIVGPAKVLTAAHCLGENVLGGPVGSVPDFVVITGRTELTGAEGREIPVRGARVNPAYNPVTNAGDLAVLELGETVPAGYVLPMAATGHPGYAPGADATVYGWGDTSGFGDYAYALRAARVTVLADEECRRSYPGDADGQYQEASMVCAGAREGGKDACQGDSGGPLVAQGRLIGLVSWGRGCGRADSPGVYTRIAPLIGFVGETGRRG, translated from the coding sequence ATGCGTCGTCCCTTTGCCCGTGCTCTGGCAGGTGCGCTGACCCTGGTGGCGGGAGCGGGCGTGGCCCCGCTGGTCCAGGCGCCCCGCGCCCTCGCCGACGGTGTGGTGATCGGCGGGCAGCCCGTGAAGGTGGCGGACAGCCCCTGGGTGGTGGCCCTGGCCAGCCGTGACCGGTTCGGGCGTACCCGGGCCGGGCAGTTCTGCGGGGGAGTGATCGTGGGCCCGGCCAAGGTGCTGACCGCGGCGCACTGCCTGGGCGAGAACGTGCTGGGCGGCCCGGTGGGGTCGGTGCCCGATTTCGTGGTGATCACCGGCCGGACCGAGCTGACGGGCGCCGAGGGCCGGGAGATCCCGGTGCGCGGAGCCCGGGTGAACCCCGCCTACAACCCGGTGACCAATGCCGGGGACCTCGCCGTACTGGAACTGGGCGAGACCGTCCCCGCCGGGTACGTCCTGCCGATGGCCGCCACCGGGCATCCGGGCTACGCCCCCGGTGCGGACGCGACCGTATACGGCTGGGGGGACACGAGCGGTTTCGGTGACTACGCGTACGCGCTGCGGGCTGCGCGGGTGACGGTGCTGGCGGACGAGGAGTGCCGCCGCTCCTACCCCGGGGACGCGGACGGTCAGTACCAGGAGGCGTCCATGGTCTGCGCGGGGGCCCGGGAAGGCGGCAAGGATGCCTGTCAGGGGGACAGTGGGGGGCCTCTGGTGGCCCAGGGCAGGCTCATCGGGCTGGTGTCCTGGGGGCGCGGCTGCGGGCGCGCAGACAGCCCTGGGGTGTACACGCGGATCGCCCCGCTGATCGGCTTCGTCGGGGAGACGGGCCGGCGGGGCTGA
- a CDS encoding FadR/GntR family transcriptional regulator: MLFTKDLKGRRSTADKGFVSTLAHTMMTAARHADTGLAGPGELDRYPYAEASGTDRVGAPHWDGADVELSRVGRRTAGSRGRGLHGQLVQQLGQMIVSGDLGADRPLVPEEIGQRFEVSRTVVRESLRVLEAKGLVSARPNVGTRVRPVADWNLLDPDIIEWRAYGPQRDDQRRELNEMRWTIEPLAARLAAGHGRPDIQQRLADMVEIMGHALGQGDAITFARADNEFHALLIQVAGNRMLEHLSGIVSSALQVSGSPITACDRPSETCVAHHARMVEALAAGDATGAEAAMRQLLTVHPEVERVVPAPREH; the protein is encoded by the coding sequence GTGCTTTTCACCAAAGACCTCAAGGGTCGCCGGAGCACGGCCGACAAAGGATTCGTGAGTACCCTTGCGCACACCATGATGACCGCCGCCCGCCACGCCGACACCGGCCTCGCCGGCCCGGGCGAACTCGACCGTTACCCCTACGCGGAGGCCTCCGGCACCGACCGCGTCGGTGCACCCCACTGGGACGGAGCCGACGTCGAGTTGAGCCGGGTGGGCCGCCGCACGGCGGGCAGCCGCGGCCGCGGGCTGCACGGCCAACTCGTCCAGCAACTCGGCCAGATGATCGTCTCCGGCGACCTCGGAGCGGACCGCCCGCTGGTCCCCGAGGAGATCGGCCAGCGCTTCGAGGTCTCCCGCACGGTCGTCCGCGAATCCCTGCGGGTCCTGGAGGCCAAGGGCCTCGTCAGCGCCCGCCCCAACGTCGGCACCCGGGTCCGCCCCGTCGCCGACTGGAACCTGCTCGACCCCGACATCATCGAGTGGCGCGCGTACGGTCCCCAGCGCGACGACCAGCGTCGCGAGCTGAACGAGATGCGCTGGACCATCGAGCCCCTCGCCGCCCGCCTCGCGGCCGGGCACGGCCGCCCGGACATCCAGCAGCGGCTCGCCGACATGGTCGAGATCATGGGCCACGCCCTCGGCCAGGGTGACGCGATCACCTTCGCCCGCGCCGACAACGAGTTCCACGCGCTGCTCATCCAGGTCGCGGGCAACCGGATGCTGGAACACCTCTCGGGCATCGTCTCCTCCGCCCTCCAGGTGTCCGGCAGCCCGATCACCGCCTGCGACCGGCCGAGCGAGACCTGCGTCGCGCACCACGCGCGGATGGTCGAGGCGCTCGCCGCGGGCGACGCCACTGGCGCGGAGGCGGCCATGCGTCAGCTCCTGACGGTCCATCCGGAGGTCGAGCGCGTGGTCCCCGCACCGCGCGAGCACTGA
- a CDS encoding DUF485 domain-containing protein, with the protein MDKQEGRDAGTIIRYDDPWYEALAAGWGEGEGEADGDGRPPGPRSATTPDDGRRDPRAADIYLEVQRSAAFQEVRSRYRGFVVPATLGFFLWYLAYIVAATAAPGLMARPVVGAVNVALLAGLGQFLSTFLLTWAYTRHARLRRDRAALDLRWTVFEQERDQERNRGADR; encoded by the coding sequence GTGGACAAGCAAGAAGGGCGCGATGCCGGAACGATAATCCGGTATGACGACCCCTGGTACGAGGCCCTCGCCGCGGGCTGGGGCGAGGGCGAGGGGGAGGCCGACGGGGACGGCCGGCCGCCCGGCCCGCGCTCGGCCACCACGCCCGACGACGGGCGGCGCGACCCCCGGGCGGCCGACATCTACCTGGAGGTGCAGCGCAGCGCCGCCTTCCAGGAGGTTCGCAGCCGCTACCGCGGGTTCGTCGTCCCGGCCACCCTCGGCTTCTTCCTCTGGTACCTCGCCTACATCGTCGCGGCGACCGCCGCGCCGGGGCTGATGGCCCGCCCCGTCGTGGGCGCCGTCAATGTGGCCCTGCTCGCCGGACTCGGCCAGTTCCTCAGCACCTTCCTGCTGACCTGGGCGTACACCCGGCACGCGCGGCTGCGCCGGGACCGCGCCGCCCTCGATCTGCGGTGGACCGTCTTCGAGCAGGAACGGGACCAGGAGCGCAACCGGGGGGCGGACCGGTGA
- a CDS encoding RNA polymerase sigma factor, with amino-acid sequence MSASTSRTLPPEIAESDSVMALIERGKAEGQIAGDDVRRAFEADQIPPTQWKNVLRSLNQILEEEGVTLMVSAAESPKRPRKSVAAKSPAKRTATKTVTAAKTADAPAATTAPEAGAADPEQVDAPVEGTAAEDVTGTEAGTESPAPAKKAAAKKTAAKKTAAKKTTAKKTAAKKTAAKKDGDDAGEDESAEGAPGAAKAEEGEEEEGGESKGFVLSDDEDDAPAQQVAVAGATADPVKDYLKQIGKVPLLNAEQEVELAKRIEAGLFGEDKLANSDKLAPKLKRELEIIAEDGRRAKNHLLEANLRLVVSLAKRYTGRGMLFLDLIQEGNLGLIRAVEKFDYTKGYKFSTYATWWIRQAITRAMADQARTIRIPVHMVEVINKLARVQRQMLQDLGREPTPEELAKELDMTPEKVIEVQKYGREPISLHTPLGEDGDSEFGDLIEDSEAVVPADAVSFTLLQEQLHSVLDTLSEREAGVVSMRFGLTDGQPKTLDEIGKVYGVTRERIRQIESKTMSKLRHPSRSQVLRDYLD; translated from the coding sequence GTGTCGGCCAGCACATCCCGTACGCTCCCGCCGGAGATCGCCGAGTCGGATTCCGTGATGGCGCTCATCGAGCGGGGCAAGGCCGAGGGGCAGATCGCCGGCGATGACGTGCGTCGGGCCTTCGAGGCTGACCAGATTCCGCCAACCCAGTGGAAGAATGTTCTGCGCAGCCTCAACCAGATCCTCGAGGAAGAGGGTGTGACGCTGATGGTCAGTGCCGCGGAGTCGCCCAAGCGCCCTCGTAAGAGCGTCGCGGCGAAGAGCCCCGCCAAGCGGACGGCCACGAAGACGGTCACGGCGGCGAAGACGGCGGACGCTCCCGCCGCCACCACGGCCCCGGAGGCCGGGGCGGCGGACCCGGAGCAGGTGGACGCACCGGTGGAAGGAACCGCCGCCGAAGACGTGACCGGGACGGAAGCCGGAACCGAGTCTCCCGCCCCCGCCAAGAAGGCGGCGGCGAAGAAGACCGCGGCGAAGAAGACGGCGGCCAAGAAGACCACCGCCAAGAAGACCGCGGCGAAGAAGACGGCGGCCAAGAAGGACGGCGACGACGCGGGCGAGGACGAGTCCGCCGAGGGCGCTCCCGGCGCCGCCAAGGCCGAGGAAGGCGAAGAGGAGGAGGGCGGCGAGAGCAAGGGCTTCGTGCTCTCCGACGACGAGGACGACGCCCCCGCCCAGCAGGTCGCGGTCGCGGGAGCCACCGCCGACCCGGTCAAGGACTACCTCAAGCAGATCGGCAAGGTCCCCCTCCTCAACGCCGAGCAGGAGGTCGAGCTCGCCAAGCGCATCGAGGCCGGACTCTTCGGCGAGGACAAGCTCGCCAACTCGGACAAGCTCGCGCCCAAGCTCAAGCGCGAGCTGGAGATCATCGCCGAGGACGGCCGCCGCGCCAAGAACCACCTGCTGGAGGCCAACCTCCGCCTCGTGGTCTCCCTGGCCAAGCGCTACACCGGCCGCGGCATGCTCTTCCTGGACCTGATCCAGGAGGGCAACCTGGGTCTGATCCGTGCCGTGGAGAAGTTCGACTACACCAAGGGCTACAAGTTCTCCACCTACGCCACGTGGTGGATCCGGCAGGCGATCACCCGCGCCATGGCCGACCAGGCCCGCACCATCCGCATCCCGGTGCACATGGTCGAAGTGATCAACAAGCTGGCCCGCGTGCAGCGCCAGATGCTCCAGGACCTGGGCCGCGAGCCCACCCCGGAGGAGCTGGCCAAGGAACTCGACATGACCCCCGAGAAGGTCATCGAGGTCCAGAAGTACGGCCGCGAGCCGATCTCCCTGCACACCCCGCTCGGCGAGGACGGCGACAGCGAGTTCGGTGACCTCATCGAGGACTCCGAGGCCGTCGTCCCGGCCGACGCGGTCTCCTTCACGCTCCTGCAGGAACAGCTGCACTCGGTGCTCGACACCCTGAGCGAGCGCGAGGCGGGCGTGGTCTCGATGCGGTTCGGCCTCACCGACGGCCAGCCGAAGACCCTCGACGAGATCGGCAAGGTCTACGGCGTCACGCGTGAGCGGATCCGCCAGATCGAGTCCAAGACGATGTCGAAGCTCCGGCACCCGTCGCGCTCCCAGGTCCTGCGCGACTACCTGGACTAG
- a CDS encoding DNA gyrase/topoisomerase IV subunit B: MTADTSVPSSALLSGADRDASNYTARHLLVLEGLEAVRKRPGMYIGSTDSRGLMHCLWEIIDNSVDEALGGYCDHIEVILHEDTSVEVRDNGRGIPVDVEPKTGLSGVEVVMTKLHAGGKFGGGSYAASGGLHGVGASVVNALSARLDVEVDRNGSTHAISFRRGVPGMFTEQGPDSPFDPANGLRKGKRVTKGRTGTRVRYWADRQIFLKDARLTLDTLYQRARQTAFLVPGLTIVVRDERALEGAGKTEETFRFDGGISEFCEYLAQDKAVCDVLRLTGSGTFKETVPVLDERGHMTPTEVTRELGVDIALRWGTGYESAVKSFVNIIATPKGGTHISGFERSVTKTVNEVLRSAKLLRVAEDDVVKDDAMEGMTAVVTVRLAEPQFEGQTKEVLGTSAATRIVAAVVAKELKAFLTSTKRDDKQQARSVMEKIVAAARTRIAARQHKEAQRRKTALESSSLPAKLADCRSDDVERSELFIVEGDSALGTAKLARNSEFQALLPIRGKILNVQKSSVSDMLKNAECGAIIQVIGAGSGRTFDIDAARYGKIVLLVDADVDGAHIRCLLLTLFQRYMRPMVEAGRVFAAVPPLHRIELVQPKKGQDKYVYTYSDNELRQTLLEYQRKNIRYKDTIQRYKGLGEMDADQLAETTMDPRFRTLRRINIGDLDSAESVFDLLMGNEVAPRKEFITSSAATLDRSRIDA, encoded by the coding sequence GTGACCGCCGACACGTCCGTGCCTTCCAGCGCGCTGCTGTCCGGAGCAGACCGGGACGCATCCAACTACACCGCGCGGCACCTGCTCGTCCTCGAGGGCCTCGAGGCCGTCCGCAAGCGCCCCGGCATGTACATCGGGTCCACGGACAGCCGTGGTCTCATGCACTGCCTCTGGGAGATCATCGACAATTCCGTCGATGAGGCCCTGGGGGGCTACTGCGACCACATCGAGGTGATCCTCCACGAGGACACCTCCGTGGAGGTCCGCGACAACGGCCGGGGCATCCCGGTCGACGTCGAGCCGAAGACGGGGCTGTCCGGCGTCGAGGTCGTGATGACCAAGCTGCATGCCGGCGGCAAGTTCGGCGGCGGCTCGTACGCGGCCTCCGGCGGCCTGCACGGCGTCGGCGCCTCCGTCGTCAACGCGCTCTCCGCCCGCCTCGACGTCGAGGTCGACCGCAACGGCTCCACGCACGCGATCAGCTTCCGGCGCGGCGTCCCGGGCATGTTCACGGAGCAGGGGCCCGACAGCCCCTTCGACCCGGCCAACGGCCTGCGCAAGGGCAAGCGCGTCACCAAGGGCCGCACCGGCACCCGGGTGCGCTACTGGGCCGACCGGCAGATCTTCCTGAAGGACGCCCGGCTGACGCTGGACACGCTGTACCAGCGGGCACGGCAGACGGCGTTCCTGGTTCCGGGCCTGACGATCGTGGTCCGTGACGAGCGGGCCCTGGAGGGCGCGGGCAAGACGGAGGAGACCTTCCGCTTCGACGGGGGCATCAGCGAGTTCTGCGAGTACCTCGCGCAGGACAAGGCCGTCTGTGACGTGCTGCGGCTGACCGGTTCGGGGACCTTCAAGGAGACCGTCCCGGTCCTGGACGAGCGCGGGCACATGACCCCCACCGAGGTCACCCGTGAGCTGGGCGTGGACATCGCGCTGCGCTGGGGCACCGGGTACGAGAGCGCGGTCAAGTCCTTCGTCAACATCATCGCCACGCCCAAGGGCGGCACGCACATCTCCGGCTTCGAGCGCTCGGTCACCAAGACGGTGAACGAGGTGCTGCGCTCGGCGAAGCTGCTGCGGGTGGCCGAGGACGACGTGGTCAAGGACGACGCGATGGAGGGCATGACGGCTGTCGTGACCGTCCGTCTCGCCGAACCCCAGTTCGAGGGCCAGACCAAGGAGGTCCTGGGGACCTCGGCGGCCACCCGGATCGTCGCCGCCGTGGTCGCCAAGGAGCTGAAGGCGTTCCTGACCTCCACCAAGCGCGATGACAAGCAGCAGGCCCGCTCGGTGATGGAGAAGATCGTCGCGGCGGCGCGGACGCGGATCGCGGCCCGCCAGCACAAGGAGGCACAGCGCCGCAAGACCGCGCTGGAGTCCTCCTCGCTGCCCGCGAAGCTGGCCGACTGCCGCAGCGACGACGTGGAGCGCAGCGAGCTGTTCATCGTCGAGGGCGACTCGGCCCTGGGCACCGCGAAGCTGGCGCGCAACTCCGAGTTCCAGGCCCTCCTGCCGATCCGCGGGAAGATCCTCAATGTCCAGAAGTCGTCGGTCTCGGACATGCTCAAGAACGCCGAGTGCGGCGCGATCATCCAGGTCATAGGAGCCGGATCGGGCCGCACCTTCGACATCGACGCCGCCCGGTACGGGAAGATCGTCCTCCTGGTCGACGCCGATGTGGACGGCGCCCACATCCGCTGCCTGCTGCTGACCCTCTTCCAGCGCTACATGCGCCCGATGGTCGAGGCGGGCCGGGTCTTCGCGGCCGTACCCCCGCTGCACCGGATCGAGCTGGTCCAGCCCAAAAAGGGCCAGGACAAGTACGTCTACACGTACTCCGACAACGAGCTGCGCCAGACGCTGCTGGAGTACCAGCGCAAGAACATCCGCTACAAGGACACCATCCAGCGGTACAAGGGCCTCGGCGAGATGGATGCCGACCAGCTCGCGGAGACCACGATGGACCCGCGTTTCCGTACCCTGCGCCGGATCAACATCGGCGACCTGGACTCGGCGGAGTCGGTGTTCGACCTGCTCATGGGCAATGAGGTGGCGCCCCGCAAGGAGTTCATCACCAGCTCGGCGGCGACGCTGGACCGCTCCCGCATCGACGCCTGA
- a CDS encoding DUF7455 domain-containing protein encodes MTTVLTPATPLTAADRCDRCGAQAYLRVVLLSGGELLFCAHHGRKFEPELKKIAAEIQDETERLTTAPAAVADPEDR; translated from the coding sequence GTGACTACTGTTCTGACACCCGCGACCCCGCTGACGGCCGCTGATCGATGCGACCGTTGCGGCGCCCAGGCATACCTGCGCGTCGTCCTGCTGAGCGGCGGTGAACTGCTCTTCTGCGCCCACCACGGGCGTAAGTTCGAGCCGGAACTCAAGAAGATCGCCGCGGAAATACAGGATGAGACTGAGCGGCTCACGACCGCTCCGGCCGCTGTGGCCGACCCCGAGGACCGCTGA
- a CDS encoding ABC transporter ATP-binding protein, which produces MLQAIGLTSAPRRDLAPMVDDLTFEARPGQVTALLGAPGSGKTTALRLMLELEPGRGVTYFRGRPLHRIPHPGREVGVLLGDVPGHPSRTVRGQLRMLCAAAGVPASRADEVLDVVGISGLRDQRLGALSLGMDRRVGLAAALLADPCTLLLDQPAAGLSPRERNWLHGLLRGHADLGGAVLFTTDDAKEAARSADRVVSIAAGRLVADQEAADFARTRLRPRVAVRTPHAARLADVLGREARAARRTVEIVEESGSRLSVYGSNCAEVGEAAFRHGVLVHQLADETGDSGSPVPQARTAAPGPAEERQGARAEARVPAPGGGPDGRGRRPGSAPPPSPVRRVGGPLRPLRYELRRVFGTATPLLTAAVVVTVSVVTALLLARFGGTPQNRLLAGWPELLPLPPAALGAGLLGALAFGEEYRYPALAADRGTVPRRLGLLVAKLGVCGALALVLGALTVTADAAALGLVFDQGPLRPPAQWIAPAAGWAGLLVGCAWSGVLAAGVFRSALAGLGAVVSVQVLVVPLVRKALDGPSAYPASGLAGRLRALSWAQWPPEADRLVLGALRVMAQPVGTALVLSLLVLLCAYGFTGLRGRVRW; this is translated from the coding sequence ATGCTCCAGGCCATCGGACTCACCAGTGCACCCCGTCGAGACCTCGCCCCCATGGTGGACGACCTCACCTTCGAGGCCCGCCCCGGGCAGGTGACCGCCCTCTTGGGCGCGCCCGGTTCGGGCAAGACCACCGCGCTGCGGCTCATGCTCGAACTCGAACCGGGCCGCGGCGTCACCTACTTCCGCGGTCGCCCCCTGCACCGGATCCCGCATCCGGGGCGCGAGGTCGGCGTCCTGCTCGGCGACGTGCCGGGACACCCCTCGCGCACGGTCCGCGGTCAGCTGAGGATGCTCTGCGCCGCCGCCGGGGTCCCGGCCTCCCGGGCGGACGAGGTGCTCGACGTCGTCGGCATCTCGGGCCTGCGCGACCAGCGGCTCGGCGCGCTCTCGCTCGGCATGGACCGCCGGGTCGGGCTCGCCGCAGCCCTGCTGGCCGATCCCTGCACCCTGCTCCTCGACCAGCCCGCCGCCGGGCTCTCCCCGCGGGAGCGGAACTGGCTGCACGGGCTGCTGCGCGGGCACGCCGACCTCGGCGGGGCCGTGCTCTTCACCACCGACGACGCCAAGGAAGCCGCCCGCAGCGCCGACCGGGTGGTCAGCATCGCCGCGGGCCGCCTCGTGGCCGACCAGGAGGCGGCCGACTTCGCCCGGACCCGGCTGCGCCCCAGGGTTGCCGTCCGGACCCCGCACGCGGCCCGCCTCGCCGACGTCCTGGGCCGCGAGGCCCGGGCGGCCCGGCGCACGGTGGAGATCGTCGAGGAGAGCGGCAGCCGCCTCTCCGTCTACGGCAGCAACTGCGCCGAGGTCGGCGAGGCCGCCTTCCGGCACGGCGTGCTCGTCCACCAGCTGGCCGACGAGACCGGTGACAGCGGCTCCCCGGTGCCACAGGCCCGCACCGCGGCGCCGGGTCCGGCCGAAGAGCGGCAGGGCGCGCGCGCCGAAGCCCGCGTACCGGCCCCCGGCGGGGGTCCGGACGGCCGCGGACGCCGCCCGGGCTCCGCACCGCCTCCGTCACCCGTCCGGCGCGTGGGCGGGCCCCTGCGGCCGCTGCGCTACGAGCTGCGCCGGGTCTTCGGCACCGCCACCCCGCTCCTGACGGCGGCCGTCGTGGTGACGGTCTCCGTGGTCACCGCCCTGCTGCTGGCCCGGTTCGGCGGGACCCCGCAGAACCGGCTGCTCGCGGGCTGGCCCGAGCTGCTGCCGCTGCCCCCGGCCGCCCTCGGCGCGGGACTGCTCGGCGCGCTGGCCTTCGGCGAGGAGTACCGCTACCCCGCGCTCGCCGCCGACCGCGGCACCGTGCCCCGGCGGCTCGGCCTGCTCGTCGCCAAGCTCGGGGTCTGCGGGGCGCTCGCCCTGGTGCTGGGCGCCCTCACGGTCACCGCCGACGCGGCCGCCCTCGGGCTGGTCTTCGATCAGGGCCCGCTGCGGCCCCCGGCGCAGTGGATCGCCCCGGCCGCCGGATGGGCCGGGCTGCTCGTCGGCTGCGCCTGGTCCGGGGTGCTCGCCGCCGGCGTGTTCCGCTCCGCGCTGGCGGGACTGGGCGCGGTGGTCTCCGTACAGGTGCTCGTCGTACCGCTCGTACGCAAGGCGCTCGACGGTCCGTCCGCCTACCCGGCGTCCGGGCTGGCGGGCCGACTGCGCGCCCTGTCCTGGGCGCAGTGGCCCCCGGAAGCCGACCGGCTCGTGCTGGGCGCCCTGCGGGTGATGGCCCAACCTGTCGGCACCGCGCTGGTGTTGTCGCTGTTGGTCCTGTTGTGCGCCTATGGGTTCACCGGACTGCGCGGCAGAGTCCGTTGGTGA
- a CDS encoding glycogen debranching N-terminal domain-containing protein, with translation MVHPVPPARRPELPPVHGALICVAAPCLVISPEHGQLTGHGIDGIYRSGRRLLSRCVLRIGGRDPVAVQGRSLGADRAAFTATVRIGAEPGPDPDIGVERIRHADGTERITLRSYTARRVRLPVEISLATDLAELAAIAAGRGGPELPAAVHAGGLRWSTGRAQAVTTAEPAPDDALAATGLLRWQLELGPGESRTIELRTSQDRGARASAGQVANPLAPARAECDDPRVDPWLRTGLDDLGALLLRDPEDPSDAYAAAGVPWRCGLAPAESLWAARMALPLGTGLAAATLRVLARTQETGRGPGAGKIPGPLRGAGPQLPPGCTGTEATLAFPVVLAEARRWGLPEPEVERLLPTAERCLDWLRGALSEDGFLADPDPGPRRCETQAHAHRAALLGADLLAGCGRSGAEEWREWAAALRVRFVEAFWLDGPDGGRPAAALHPDGRPLPRLTGAAAHLLDTGLLGGGRLAPGLLDRIRTEQLARLLGAPPMDSGWGLRSMAVREPGHNPFGHHSGAVRAYESAVAVAGLAGAGFEKEAVGLLRGLLDAAERFGYRLPEMYAAEQRTAGSAPLPHPAACRPAAVAAATAIHVLAALAGIRPDAPAGTVALAPLPGAPLGELRLSGLRVAGEPFAVRVSRLGLGMVEEACDALQLGV, from the coding sequence ATGGTTCACCCCGTTCCCCCCGCCCGACGGCCCGAGCTGCCGCCCGTGCACGGCGCCCTCATCTGCGTCGCCGCGCCCTGTCTCGTCATTTCGCCCGAACACGGCCAGCTGACCGGCCACGGGATCGACGGGATCTACCGTTCCGGCCGCCGGCTGCTGTCGCGCTGCGTCCTGCGGATCGGCGGCCGCGACCCGGTCGCCGTCCAGGGCCGCAGCCTCGGCGCGGACCGCGCCGCCTTCACCGCGACCGTCCGCATCGGGGCGGAGCCGGGGCCGGACCCGGACATCGGCGTGGAGCGGATCCGGCACGCCGACGGCACCGAGCGGATCACCCTGCGCAGCTACACCGCCCGCCGGGTGCGGCTGCCCGTGGAGATCTCGCTCGCCACCGACCTGGCCGAGCTGGCCGCGATCGCCGCCGGGCGCGGCGGGCCCGAACTGCCCGCCGCGGTGCACGCGGGCGGCCTGCGCTGGAGCACCGGCCGGGCCCAGGCCGTCACCACGGCGGAGCCCGCCCCCGACGACGCTCTCGCCGCGACCGGCCTGCTGCGCTGGCAGCTGGAACTGGGCCCGGGGGAGTCGCGCACCATCGAACTGCGCACCTCCCAGGACCGCGGCGCGCGGGCATCGGCCGGGCAGGTCGCCAACCCGCTCGCCCCGGCCCGCGCCGAATGCGACGACCCCCGGGTCGACCCCTGGCTGCGCACCGGTCTCGACGACCTGGGCGCGCTGCTGCTCAGGGATCCCGAGGATCCCTCCGACGCCTACGCGGCGGCCGGCGTCCCGTGGCGGTGCGGGCTGGCTCCCGCCGAATCGCTGTGGGCCGCCCGGATGGCGCTTCCGCTCGGCACCGGACTCGCCGCCGCGACCCTGCGCGTCCTGGCCCGGACACAGGAGACCGGGAGAGGACCCGGGGCCGGGAAGATTCCCGGACCGCTGCGGGGCGCGGGCCCGCAGCTGCCGCCCGGCTGCACCGGCACGGAGGCGACCCTGGCCTTCCCCGTGGTGCTCGCCGAGGCGCGGCGGTGGGGGCTGCCGGAGCCGGAGGTGGAGCGGCTGCTGCCGACGGCGGAGCGCTGTCTGGACTGGCTGCGCGGGGCGTTGTCCGAGGACGGTTTCCTGGCCGACCCCGATCCGGGACCGCGGCGGTGCGAGACCCAGGCCCATGCCCATCGGGCCGCGCTGCTGGGGGCGGATCTGCTGGCCGGGTGCGGTCGGTCCGGCGCCGAGGAGTGGCGCGAATGGGCCGCCGCCCTGCGCGTCCGGTTCGTGGAGGCCTTCTGGCTCGACGGTCCGGACGGCGGACGGCCCGCGGCCGCCCTGCACCCCGACGGGCGGCCCCTGCCGCGGCTGACCGGGGCCGCCGCGCACCTGCTGGACACCGGTCTGCTGGGCGGGGGACGGCTCGCCCCCGGGCTGCTGGACCGGATCCGGACCGAGCAGCTGGCCCGGCTGCTGGGAGCGCCGCCGATGGACTCCGGCTGGGGGCTGCGGAGCATGGCGGTGCGGGAGCCGGGGCACAACCCGTTCGGTCACCACTCGGGCGCCGTGCGGGCGTACGAGAGCGCCGTCGCGGTGGCGGGACTGGCGGGCGCCGGGTTCGAGAAGGAGGCGGTGGGACTGCTGCGGGGCCTCCTCGACGCGGCCGAGCGGTTCGGGTACCGGCTGCCCGAGATGTATGCCGCCGAGCAGCGCACCGCGGGCAGTGCCCCGCTGCCGCACCCGGCGGCCTGCCGCCCCGCGGCGGTGGCGGCCGCCACCGCGATCCATGTGCTGGCCGCTCTCGCCGGGATCCGCCCCGATGCCCCGGCGGGCACCGTGGCGCTGGCTCCGCTGCCCGGTGCGCCGCTGGGGGAGCTGCGGCTCTCCGGTCTGCGGGTGGCGGGCGAACCGTTCGCGGTCCGGGTCAGCAGACTGGGCCTGGGCATGGTGGAGGAGGCCTGCGATGCGCTTCAGCTGGGTGTCTAG